Proteins from a genomic interval of Lolium perenne isolate Kyuss_39 chromosome 1, Kyuss_2.0, whole genome shotgun sequence:
- the LOC127327322 gene encoding probable serine/threonine-protein kinase PBL7, with product MGCCCSWVRGICARRCSRVSLPSCKCCCSWIRSLPSCTCCCSWIRRVCGRKKREAGQETSTSETKKTKRKWGRGFCGKTAQEAEEPLTSETKKKRKNGVTSSETDKKRWLKTRIWRKKKAKNDQLASLVKEISLANSPKARAAAGEILRIGNHNIPSRVFTFGQLSDATNSFSPENLLGEGGFGRVYRGYISETMEVIAVKQLDKDGLQGNREFLVEVLMLSLLHHPNLVTLLGYCTECDQKILVYEYMPLGSVQDHLLDLTPKSQPLSWHTRMKVAVGAARGLEYLHEVANPPVIYRDLKASNILLDGSFNAKLADFGLAKLGPVGDKSHVTTRVMGTYGYCAPEYAMSGKLTKMSDIYCFGVVLLELITGRRAIDTTKPTREQILVHWAAPLFKDKKKFIKMADPLLDNKFPLKGLNQALAISSMCLQEEATSRPLISDVVTALTFLADPNYDPPDDIEPQPISGPFFDREFSLREPELGEKSCSKNE from the exons ATGGGGTGCTGTTGTTCGTGGGTGCGTGGTATTTGCGCCAGGAGATGCAGCCGCGTGAGCCTGCCGAGCTGCAAGTGTTGCTGTTCGTGGATCCGCAGCCTCCCAAGCTGTACGTGTTGTTGTTCATGGATCCGCAGAGTATGTGGCAGAAAGAAGAGGGAGGCTGGGCAAGAAACATCGACATCAGAGACAAAGAAAACAAAGAGGAAATGGGGGCGCGGCTTCTGTGGCAAGACAGCACAAGAAGCGGAGGAGCCATTGACATCAGAgacaaagaagaagaggaagaacggGGTGACGAGCTCTGAGACGGACAAAAAAAGGTGGCTCAAGACCAGGATTTGGAGAAAGAAGAAAGCCAAGAACGATCAGTTGGCAAGCCTTGTGAAAGAAATTTCACTCGCAA ATAGTCCCAAGGCCAGGGCTGCAGCAGGGGAGATACTACGGATCGGCAACCACAACATTCCTAGCAGGGTGTTTACATTTGGTCAATTGTCAGATGCGACCAATTCTTTCAGCCCGGAGAATCTCCTGGGAGAAGGTGGCTTCGGAAGAGTGTATAGAGGATACATTTCAGAGACCATGGAA GTCATAGCTGTTAAGCAGCTAGACAAGGATGGGTTGCAGGGAAACCGTGAGTTCCTCGTCGAGGTGCTGATGCTTAGCCTTCTTCATCACCCAAATCTTGTCACCTTGCTTGGGTACTGCACCGAATGTGACCAGAAGATTCTAGTGTATGAGTATATGCCACTCGGTTCGGTGCAAGATCATCTTCTAG ATCTCACTCCAAAATCTCAGCCGCTGTCCTGGCATACACGGATGAAGGTTGCGGTTGGTGCTGCCAGAGGCCTCGAGTACTTGCATGAGGTAGCCAATCCACCAGTGATATACCGTGATCTTAAGGCATCAAATATTCTCTTGGACGGGAGCTTCAATGCAAAGTTAGCAGATTTTGGCCTAGCAAAGCTTGGTCCAGTTGGCGACAAAAGTCATGTCACCACAAGGGTGATGGGCACATATGGATACTGCGCTCCCGAGTATGCCATGAGTGGCAAGCTAACAAAGATGTCGGACATATATTGCTTTGGCGTGGTTCTCCTGGAGCTCATCACTGGGAGGCGAGCAATCGACACCACAAAGCCGACTCGCGAACAGATTCTTGTCCACTGG GCAGCTCCACTCTTCAAAGATAAGAAGAAGTTCATCAAGATGGCTGATCCACTGCTTGACAACAAGTTCCCCCTGAAGGGTCTAAACCAGGCACTTGCAATCTCGTCAATGTGTCTACAAGAAGAAGCAACCAGCCGCCCGCTAATCAGTGATGTGGTGACGGCCCTTACATTTCTCGCCGATCCAAACTATGATCCTCCCGATGACATTGAACCGCAACCTATATCAGGTCCCTTTTTTGACAGAGAATTTAGCTTAAGAGAACCTGAATTAGGTGAAAAAAGTTGCAGCAAAAATGAGTAG
- the LOC127327324 gene encoding uncharacterized protein: MAKLAFSAAVLLVLVALSAAEGDNILQLPCKLQLQQSSLDSCRQVVDNQLAARRPFFLSPQALIAKWVQAHCCQQLRDISHECRATAIRQIVSQYEHQAMVPLGGGSYYPGTDKEQQGDVQQEQSWKQQQQHLQGQGLFQHSETSPQQQGQGWYLPGHPGQTVPQQQGQGWYLPSQTFPPQQGQGWYLPGQTFPQQHGQGWYLPGQTFPQQQGQGWYPGQTFPLKQGPGWYIPSQTSQQQQEPEWYLPSQTFPQQQPGPYRPSQTFPQQQQPGSYHPGQTFPHQQQQGGGFSGDSTVQQQKKSFGDIWHSIFHHGQKPAAGHESFGEAAQHQEQGPSYTSETFPQQQHMEGSFGESTTKQQKGSQDPSHLPQQEGQGQSARLELVTRARQVAAQLPAICRLEGQ, from the coding sequence atggctaAATTGGCCTTCTCCGCGGCGGTCCTCTTGGTCCTCGTGGCCCTCTCCGCTGCTGAAGGGGATAACATCCTGCAGCTGCCATGCAAACTTCAGCTCCAGCAGAGCTCACTTGACTCGTGCCGGCAGGTCGTGGACAACCAGTTGGCCGCTCGGAGgcccttcttcctctctccacaAGCTCTCATCGCCAAGTGGGTGCAGGCGCACTGCTGCCAACAGCTCCGGGACATTAGCCACGAGTGTCGTGCCACCGCCATCCGCCAGATCGTGAGTCAGTACGAGCATCAAGCCATGGTTCCACTCGGAGGAGGATCATACTACCCCGGCACAGACAAGGAACAACAAGGAGATGTACAACAAGAACAAAGCtggaagcagcagcagcaacatctGCAAGGACAAGGGTTGTTCCAGCATAGTGAAACTTCTCCGCAGCAGCAAGGGCAAGGGTGGTACCTTCCTGGCCACCCCGGCCAGACTGTTCCACAGCAGCAAGGGCAAGGATGGTACCTTCCCAGCCAAACTTTTCCACCGCAGCAAGGGCAAGGATGGTACCTTCCCGGCCAGACTTTTCCGCAGCAGCACGGGCAAGGATGGTACCTTCCCGGACAAACTTTTCCGCAGCAGCAAGGGCAAGGATGGTATCCCGGACAGACTTTTCCACTGAAGCAAGGGCCAGGGTGGTACATTCCCAGCCAGACTTCTCAGCAGCAGCAAGAGCCAGAGTGGTACCTTCCCAGCCAAACTTTTCCGCAGCAACAGCCAGGGCCGTACCGCCCCAGCCAAACGTTTCCACAGCAGCAACAACCAGGGTCATACCACCCCGGCCAAACTTTTCCGCATCAACAACAGCAGGGCGGAGGGTTTTCCGGCGATTCAACAGTACAGCAACAAAAGAAGTCCTTTGGCGACATCTGGCATAGCATCTTCCACCATGGCCAAAAGCCAGCAGCTGGACATGAGTCGTTCGGCGAGGCCGCACAGCATCAAGAGCAAGGGCCGTCCTACACCAGCGAAACTTTTCCACAACAACAGCACATGGAAGGGTCCTTCGGCGAGTCGACCACGAAGCAGCAGAAGGGAAGCCAGGACCCCTCCCACTTGCCACAACAGGAGGGACAAGGTCAGTCAGCCCGCCTGGAGTTGGTCACTAGGGCGAGGCAGGTCGCAGCGCAGCTGCCGGCGATCTGCCGGCTGGAGGGCCAGTAG